The Aliiroseovarius pelagivivens genome contains a region encoding:
- a CDS encoding glycosyltransferase family 2 protein, whose translation MTTLVSILIPALNEEANVRRAYDRVLTVFSELDDYEPEIIFTDNHSDDDTFLILSEIAQNDPNVRVIRFSKNVGYQASVLTAYRAARGACSIQLDCDLQDPPELIPKMLDLWKQGNQVVYGVRRSLPDGRLTAFARRFYYMLIDKISDDDLPRNAGEFRLTDRRILDELRRVDDRSPYVRGLISGMGFSQIGFEYDRQARLEGESKFPFRAMLSLAIDGMINHSLLPLRLASYISLIVGLGTFLLMMFYIVAKLVFGQDWPAGFATTTVLLLLSMTLNAMFLGILGEYIGRIFMQSKDLHRPLIEAELNTPREGNKTAGRALASTGTSAEPDTETLINKIVG comes from the coding sequence ATGACAACCCTTGTTTCGATCCTCATCCCGGCCCTGAATGAAGAGGCGAACGTCCGCCGTGCCTATGACCGCGTACTTACAGTGTTTTCAGAGCTGGACGACTACGAGCCCGAGATCATTTTCACGGACAATCACTCGGACGATGATACTTTTCTGATCTTGTCTGAAATCGCACAAAACGATCCAAACGTGCGGGTCATCCGTTTCTCGAAAAACGTGGGCTATCAGGCGTCCGTGCTGACCGCCTATCGGGCCGCGCGCGGGGCGTGTTCCATTCAACTGGATTGCGACCTGCAAGACCCACCCGAGCTGATCCCGAAAATGCTGGACCTGTGGAAACAGGGCAATCAGGTGGTTTATGGCGTGCGCCGCAGCCTGCCGGACGGACGCCTCACCGCCTTCGCGCGCCGTTTCTACTACATGCTGATTGACAAGATCAGCGATGATGATCTGCCCCGGAATGCGGGCGAATTTCGCCTGACCGACCGGCGTATTCTGGACGAATTGAGACGCGTCGATGACCGCTCGCCTTACGTGCGCGGATTGATCAGCGGCATGGGGTTCAGCCAGATCGGCTTTGAATATGACCGGCAGGCCCGGCTTGAGGGCGAGTCGAAATTCCCCTTCCGTGCCATGCTGTCACTGGCCATTGACGGAATGATCAACCATTCGCTTCTACCGCTCAGGTTGGCCTCATATATCAGCCTGATCGTCGGGCTGGGAACGTTTCTGTTGATGATGTTCTACATCGTCGCAAAGCTGGTGTTCGGGCAAGACTGGCCCGCCGGTTTCGCAACCACCACCGTGCTTCTGTTGCTGTCCATGACGTTGAACGCCATGTTCCTTGGCATACTTGGCGAATACATCGGGCGGATTTTCATGCAGTCCAAAGATCTGCATCGGCCATTGATCGAAGCAGAACTTAACACGCCACGCGAAGGGAATAAGACGGCTGGTCGGGCACTTGCTAGCACTGGCACCTCTGCAGAACCCGATACGGAAACCCTAATCAACAAGATCGTGGGATAG
- a CDS encoding glycosyltransferase family 4 protein, whose amino-acid sequence MRILFIQGGFGTGGAEKIVAMIANHRVAQGDEVEVAAMRAPKDGTYYNYAPDITLTVLEPDVDMSAPVSQLRRLRHVRRLIRKRKPDVIVSFLTKINVLTLVAGMGRRVPIVISERNNPNVQNNHPVWKKAAMLLGPRANAIVTLTERGRDQLPSKLHQRTQVIPNPCTPMTGTRIQTDDRATDLVAVGRLDWQKGFDMLLQCLAKLREAHPDINLTIYGDGPERSSLEHLRSELKLEDVVSMPGTTQRHGAWLGEGDIVVVTSRYEGFCNVVAEATLSGVPIVSFDCDFGPREMIQHEVNGLLVQTGNVEKLTENLHRLIEDAELRKGMAKAANLNRDYLDPARVLGDWDRVIDSAAEV is encoded by the coding sequence TTGCGCATACTTTTCATTCAGGGTGGCTTCGGGACCGGTGGGGCCGAGAAGATTGTCGCGATGATCGCCAATCACCGGGTCGCCCAAGGCGATGAGGTTGAAGTCGCAGCCATGCGCGCGCCCAAAGACGGCACTTATTACAACTACGCTCCGGATATCACTCTGACGGTATTAGAACCCGATGTTGATATGAGCGCACCGGTCAGCCAACTGCGCAGGTTGCGCCACGTGCGCAGGTTGATCCGCAAGCGCAAGCCCGATGTGATCGTGTCCTTTCTGACCAAGATAAACGTCCTGACCCTTGTCGCGGGTATGGGGCGTCGTGTGCCGATTGTAATTTCCGAGCGCAACAATCCAAACGTACAGAACAATCACCCGGTCTGGAAAAAAGCCGCAATGCTTCTGGGGCCGCGCGCAAACGCCATCGTCACGTTGACCGAGCGTGGTCGCGATCAGCTTCCCAGCAAGTTGCACCAGCGCACCCAGGTAATCCCCAACCCGTGTACTCCAATGACTGGCACGCGCATTCAGACAGACGATCGCGCCACCGATCTTGTGGCCGTCGGGCGCTTGGATTGGCAAAAGGGGTTCGACATGCTTTTGCAGTGTCTGGCCAAATTGCGTGAAGCACATCCTGACATCAATCTGACCATCTATGGAGACGGCCCGGAACGCTCCTCTTTGGAACACCTACGCTCTGAATTGAAGCTCGAGGACGTCGTCTCGATGCCCGGCACAACGCAACGACATGGCGCATGGCTTGGAGAAGGCGACATTGTTGTTGTCACCTCGCGATATGAAGGGTTTTGCAACGTCGTGGCCGAAGCCACCTTGTCAGGCGTTCCAATCGTCTCGTTCGATTGTGATTTTGGCCCACGCGAAATGATCCAGCACGAGGTGAACGGCTTGCTGGTGCAGACCGGAAACGTTGAGAAACTGACCGAAAATTTGCACCGACTGATCGAAGATGCAGAGCTGCGCAAAGGCATGGCAAAGGCTGCGAATTTGAACAGAGACTACCTTGATCCCGCGCGGGTTCTCGGCGACTGGGACCGCGTAATCGACAGCGCGGCCGAGGTCTGA
- a CDS encoding glycosyltransferase family 4 protein has protein sequence MKVLLIQGGFGVGGAEKVVAMIASHRAQMGDEVTVMGFDMPDDGSYFPYPENVRILLPDGAKGSNPLARCQMIRRTIRATQPDVVLSFLTKINVLTLAAAIGTGVPVVISERNNPRAQNAHPIWRHAQNLLVRRAACAVMQTDRARADLPSAVQVAAKVIPNPCAPNPDHPAQPDPDGNRLVAVGRLDPQKGFDVLLRAMGKITAVLPDVTLTIHGEGPERKSLEALRAELKLENHVALPGASPTPGAWLSQADLLIMPSRFEGFPNVLAEATVSGLPVVSTDCDFGPREMIEVGENGLLVPVDDVPALASAVVGLMQDSALRTHMAGQAAINRDRLAPQRILQDWDRVIARAAKRG, from the coding sequence ATGAAGGTACTTTTGATCCAAGGCGGTTTCGGAGTGGGCGGAGCAGAAAAGGTTGTCGCCATGATCGCCTCTCACCGCGCGCAGATGGGGGATGAGGTAACGGTCATGGGCTTCGACATGCCTGATGACGGATCCTATTTCCCCTATCCTGAAAACGTGCGGATTTTGCTTCCCGATGGCGCCAAGGGAAGCAATCCACTTGCCCGCTGCCAAATGATCCGGCGCACCATCCGTGCCACGCAACCGGATGTGGTCCTGTCCTTCCTGACCAAGATCAACGTGCTGACACTTGCAGCGGCAATCGGAACCGGCGTGCCCGTCGTGATCTCGGAACGTAACAATCCACGCGCCCAAAACGCGCATCCAATCTGGCGGCACGCGCAGAACCTGTTGGTTCGACGTGCGGCCTGCGCCGTCATGCAGACCGACCGCGCACGGGCAGATTTGCCAAGCGCGGTGCAGGTAGCAGCCAAGGTCATTCCCAACCCCTGCGCGCCCAATCCAGATCACCCAGCGCAGCCAGATCCTGACGGCAATCGTCTGGTTGCCGTTGGTCGGCTTGATCCACAAAAGGGCTTTGATGTTTTGCTCCGCGCAATGGGGAAAATCACGGCCGTCCTGCCTGACGTCACGCTGACCATTCATGGCGAAGGTCCAGAGCGCAAATCGCTAGAGGCCCTGCGCGCCGAACTGAAACTTGAAAACCATGTCGCCCTGCCCGGCGCCAGTCCCACGCCCGGTGCGTGGCTGTCACAGGCCGATCTTCTGATCATGCCATCCCGGTTCGAAGGCTTCCCCAATGTGCTGGCCGAGGCCACGGTCTCGGGCCTGCCGGTCGTATCCACCGATTGCGATTTCGGTCCGCGCGAGATGATCGAGGTCGGTGAGAACGGTCTGCTGGTACCCGTTGATGATGTGCCCGCTTTGGCAAGCGCCGTCGTCGGGTTGATGCAGGACAGCGCGCTGCGCACGCACATGGCCGGACAA